A genomic stretch from Acidimicrobiia bacterium includes:
- the nrdR gene encoding transcriptional regulator NrdR: MRCPFCQADDDKVVDSRSADDAAAVRRRRECLVCGRRFTTQERVVELPLMVVKRSGHREPFERAKLAQGIERAIAGSLIDASAVEALAAEIEEEARAGGAEVASERLGLGVLERLRALDPVSYLRFASVYQGFESPADFERAVIELRKTTEPKRGRAQAH; the protein is encoded by the coding sequence ATGCGCTGCCCCTTCTGCCAGGCCGACGACGACAAGGTCGTCGACTCGCGCTCGGCCGACGACGCCGCCGCGGTCCGGCGGCGGCGCGAGTGCCTGGTCTGCGGGCGACGCTTCACGACCCAGGAGCGGGTGGTCGAGCTGCCGCTCATGGTCGTCAAGCGGTCGGGGCACCGGGAGCCGTTCGAGCGGGCCAAGCTCGCGCAGGGCATCGAGCGGGCGATCGCCGGCAGCCTCATCGACGCCAGCGCCGTCGAGGCGCTGGCGGCCGAGATCGAGGAGGAGGCTCGCGCCGGCGGAGCCGAGGTCGCCAGCGAGCGGCTGGGGCTGGGCGTGCTCGAGCGGCTCCGGGCCCTGGACCCGGTCTCCTACCTGCGGTTCGCCTCGGTCTACCAAGGCTTCGAATCGCCGGCCGACTTCGAGCGAGCGGTCATCGAGCTCCGCAAGACCACGGAACCCAAGCGGGGCCGCGCCCAGGCCCACTGA
- a CDS encoding vitamin B12-dependent ribonucleotide reductase, protein MAPEQIGIGIRRHFTRSGEHPYDSVEWERREARIQNFKDGTDAFFQPDVEFPVAWSQNATNIVAQKYFRGTLGTDERESSLQQVIDRIVDTITAWGMRDGYFVDDHEGAAFRNELKYIVLHQHAAFNSPVWFNIGVDGVPNQASACFILAVEDTMDAILNWYREEGIIFKGGSGSGINLSRIRSSSENLAGGGTASGPVSFMRGADASAGTIKSGGKTRRAAKMVVLNADHPDIEEFVWCKAREEHKARALRDAGFDMDLDGIDAHSIQYQNANNSVRVTDEFMRAVEEDGDWELRAVTTGATVKTVKARELMRQIAEAAWECADPGMQFDTTINRWHTVPNTGRINASNPCSEYMSLDDSACNLASINLLRYLNEDGSFDTEGFRHTVEVVFTAQEILVGNADYPTEKIAETSRRFRQLGLGYANLGALLMAQGLPYDSDDGRAWSAAITALMTGHAYATSARTAGRMGPFAGYAENAEPMVDVLRMHRSEVAKIDEERVPPDLLSAAQRAWDDAVETAEQHGVRNSQASVIAPTGTIALAMDCDTTGIEPDLALMKAKKLVGGGTMFIVNQTVPRALATLGYTDEQAAAIVEHIDNQKSVVDAPGLKPEHLPVFACSMGDNAIHYMGHVKMMAAVQPFISGAISKTANMPEAATVEEVEQLYLDSWKLGLKAIALYRDNCKVGQPLATQTKTASADGGSSPNALTQHVERVVEHVIVQRPVRQKLPRTRVSKTFSFRVADCHGYATVGEFEDGRPGEVFLKVAKQGSTLSGIMDAFAISVSLGLQYGVPLRAFVEKFTNMRFEPAGMTDDPDIRFATSLVDYIFRRLAVEYLTVEERTDLGIFTVNERLQPTLPGVEEATTPSQPAHDLLPPEDRAPGAAARDASRQREAAAPIEAEVVLCYVCGDIMQRAGSCHACPSCGATSGCS, encoded by the coding sequence ATGGCGCCGGAGCAGATCGGGATCGGCATCCGCCGGCACTTCACCCGGTCGGGTGAGCACCCGTACGACAGCGTCGAGTGGGAGCGCCGAGAGGCGCGGATCCAGAACTTCAAGGACGGCACCGACGCCTTCTTCCAGCCCGACGTCGAGTTCCCAGTCGCCTGGTCGCAGAACGCCACGAACATCGTCGCCCAGAAGTACTTTCGCGGGACGCTCGGCACCGACGAGCGCGAGTCGTCGCTCCAGCAGGTGATCGACCGCATCGTCGACACGATCACCGCCTGGGGCATGCGCGACGGCTACTTCGTCGACGATCACGAAGGCGCGGCGTTCCGCAACGAGCTGAAGTACATCGTGCTGCACCAGCACGCGGCGTTCAACAGCCCGGTGTGGTTCAACATCGGTGTCGACGGAGTTCCGAATCAGGCGAGTGCGTGCTTCATCCTCGCCGTCGAGGACACGATGGACGCCATCCTCAACTGGTACCGGGAGGAAGGCATCATCTTCAAGGGCGGATCCGGCTCTGGGATCAACCTGTCACGCATCCGGTCCTCGAGTGAGAACCTCGCCGGGGGCGGGACCGCGAGCGGACCGGTGAGCTTCATGCGCGGTGCGGACGCGTCGGCCGGCACCATCAAGTCGGGGGGCAAGACGCGTCGAGCCGCCAAGATGGTCGTCCTGAACGCCGACCATCCTGACATCGAGGAGTTCGTCTGGTGCAAGGCGCGCGAGGAGCACAAGGCCCGTGCCTTGCGCGACGCGGGGTTCGACATGGACCTCGACGGCATCGACGCCCACTCGATCCAGTACCAGAACGCGAACAACTCCGTGCGAGTGACCGACGAGTTCATGCGGGCGGTCGAGGAAGACGGCGACTGGGAGCTGCGCGCCGTCACGACCGGGGCCACGGTCAAGACGGTGAAGGCCCGCGAGCTGATGCGGCAGATCGCCGAGGCGGCCTGGGAGTGCGCCGATCCCGGGATGCAGTTCGACACGACGATCAACCGCTGGCACACCGTTCCGAATACGGGCCGGATCAACGCCAGCAACCCCTGCTCCGAGTACATGAGCCTGGACGATTCGGCCTGCAACCTCGCCAGCATCAACCTCCTTCGCTATCTCAACGAGGACGGGAGCTTCGACACCGAGGGCTTCCGCCACACGGTGGAGGTCGTCTTCACGGCCCAGGAGATCCTCGTCGGCAACGCCGACTACCCGACCGAGAAGATCGCCGAGACCAGCCGACGCTTCCGCCAGCTCGGGCTCGGCTACGCGAACCTCGGCGCGCTGCTCATGGCGCAGGGCCTGCCGTACGACTCCGACGACGGGCGAGCCTGGTCGGCGGCGATCACCGCGCTCATGACCGGGCACGCGTACGCCACGAGCGCACGAACCGCGGGTCGGATGGGTCCCTTCGCCGGGTACGCCGAGAACGCCGAGCCGATGGTCGACGTGCTCCGCATGCACCGGTCCGAGGTCGCCAAGATCGACGAGGAGCGCGTGCCTCCCGACCTCCTGAGCGCGGCGCAGCGCGCCTGGGACGATGCGGTCGAGACGGCTGAGCAGCACGGCGTGCGGAACTCACAAGCCAGCGTCATCGCCCCGACCGGCACCATCGCCTTGGCCATGGACTGCGACACGACCGGCATCGAGCCCGATCTTGCGCTCATGAAGGCGAAGAAGCTGGTCGGTGGCGGCACGATGTTCATCGTCAACCAGACCGTCCCGCGGGCGCTCGCCACGCTCGGCTATACCGACGAGCAGGCGGCGGCGATCGTCGAGCACATCGACAACCAGAAGTCCGTCGTCGATGCCCCGGGCCTGAAGCCCGAGCACCTGCCCGTCTTCGCCTGCTCGATGGGCGACAACGCCATCCACTACATGGGTCACGTGAAGATGATGGCGGCGGTGCAGCCGTTCATCAGCGGTGCGATCTCGAAGACCGCCAACATGCCCGAGGCGGCGACGGTCGAGGAGGTCGAGCAGCTCTACCTCGACTCGTGGAAGCTCGGCCTCAAGGCGATCGCCCTGTACCGGGACAACTGCAAGGTGGGGCAGCCCCTCGCCACGCAGACGAAGACCGCTTCCGCCGACGGCGGCTCGAGCCCGAACGCCCTGACGCAGCACGTCGAGCGGGTGGTCGAGCACGTCATCGTGCAGCGGCCGGTCCGTCAGAAGCTTCCGCGCACCCGCGTCTCGAAGACGTTCTCCTTCCGCGTGGCCGACTGCCACGGCTATGCGACCGTAGGGGAGTTCGAGGACGGGCGCCCAGGCGAGGTCTTCCTGAAGGTGGCCAAGCAGGGCTCGACCCTGTCCGGCATCATGGACGCGTTCGCGATCTCGGTCAGCCTCGGGCTGCAGTACGGCGTGCCGCTCCGTGCCTTCGTCGAGAAGTTCACGAACATGCGCTTCGAGCCGGCGGGGATGACCGACGACCCGGACATCCGGTTCGCGACGAGCCTGGTCGACTACATCTTCCGCCGTCTCGCCGTCGAATACCTCACCGTCGAGGAGCGCACCGACCTCGGGATCTTCACCGTCAACGAGCGGCTGCAGCCGACCCTCCCCGGGGTCGAAGAGGCGACCACCCCGAGTCAGCCCGCCCACGACCTGCTGCCACCCGAGGATCGGGCGCCCGGGGCCGCGGCCCGCGACGCAAGCCGTCAGCGAGAGGCCGCGGCACCGATCGAGGCCGAGGTGGTGCTCTGCTACGTCTGCGGCGACATCATGCAGCGAGCCGGGTCGTGCCACGCCTGCCCGAGCTGCGGGGCGACCAGCGGGTGCTCGTAA